A stretch of Malus sylvestris chromosome 11, drMalSylv7.2, whole genome shotgun sequence DNA encodes these proteins:
- the LOC126590467 gene encoding uncharacterized protein LOC126590467 — protein MQRDREKCHDQMMKDYFIERSRFPAHDFWRRFRMRREHFESILNAVINHDHYFARRLDAAGRQGLSPHQNLTSAFRMLANGCSINSTDEYCRLAKSTAIENLKRFYKTIEGIYGATYLHNPNREDLKRLLRKVDKKGFPSMIGSLDCMHWEWKNYPTGWASQFNGCHNKLTIVLEVVASYDTWIWHVFFGVPGSNNDINVLWSSHLLENVVNGWAP, from the coding sequence ATGCAGCGTGATAGAGAAAAGTGTCATGACCAAATGATGAAAGATTATTTCATCGAGCGTTCGAGATTTCCTGCTCATGATTTTTGGAGGCGGTTTCGGATGAGGAGAGAGCATTTTGAAAGCATCTTGAACGCAGTTATCAATCATGACCACTACTTTGCAAGGAGGCTAGATGCCGCAGGCCGACAAGGTCTATCACCTCATCAGAATCTCACATCTGCTTTTCGCATGCTAGCTAATGGGTGCTCTATAAACTCAACTGATGAGTATTGCCGACTTGCAAAAAGTACTGCTATTGAGAACTTGAAGCGCTTCTATAAGACAATTGAAGGCATATATGGAGCCACATACCTCCACAACCCAAATCGTGAAGACTTGAAGAGGCTTTTACGCAAAGTAGACAAAAAAGGATTCCCTAGCATGATAGGAAGTCTCGATTGTATGCATTGGGAGTGGAAGAATTATCCTACTGGTTGGGCTAGTCAATTCAATGGCTGTCATAACAAGCTAACCATCGTGCTCGAGGTTGTGGCGTCTTATgacacatggatttggcatgttTTCTTCGGCGTTCCTGGATCAAACAATGATATCAACGTTCTTTGGTCTTCTCATTTGCTCGAAAATGTTGTCAATGGATGGGCACCATAA